CCTTGATCCTGAAAGGGTCAGTCTCGTCGACCTCAACACGGACAGGTTCATCGAGAAGCAGGTGCCGGGTTGCAAACGCATGTCATCCCGGAGGATTCCTTCCACCCTTGAAATGGTCGACGTTATCATCAACGTGCCGGTCTTGAAGATCCATTTCGCCGCCATTTCTTCCCTGGCCATCAAGAGCCTCCAGGGTGCCGTACCACCCATAGAGAAATACATGTCCCATTTCTTCGGCCTCTGGCAAAGCCTCGTCAATATCCACCACCTTGTCAAACCCAAACTGACCATTATAGACGGTCTCACCGGCCTTGAAGACTTCGGGCCCGTATCGGGCACCCCCATCACGATGGATGTCCTGATCGGCGGTACAAACCCCGTGGCAGTCGATGCCGTAGCCATGGAGATCATGGGTATCGACCCCAGGACATCTCCCCCTGTATTCCTCGCCTGGATGCAGGGCCTGGGACCACTCGAGAAGAACAAGATCAACGTCGTCGGCACCCCCGTCGAAGAGGTGGCGAAGAAATTCGTGCAACCCGCCATCGATGTCAGCGGCGGAGCCTGCCTCAAGATCCATGCCGACGAGGCGTGCACGGGGTGCAAAGGCTATCTGCACTTCGTCCTTTCCAAGCTGCGCAGGCCCGATCCCGCAGATCCCGGCCGGTCCCTTATCGACAGGCCTCTGGAGAAAAAGGCCAACATTTTCCTGGGCCCGTCGACAGCCGTCCCCATCAACCCCGATGAGACCAACATCTTCATGGGTGTCTGCCAGCAGCACCACGCCGGTCTCGGCACGCACATGCCCGGCTGCCCTCCCCACGCGGAGGTCATCACCAAGGCCGTTTACAGCCTCTTTCCCGACATTGAACCCCCCAAGTACGCCGACGAAACGGAAGAAACGAAACTGGGGAAAATGCTGGAGGAAATACTGAAAAAGACCGTTTGAACCGTTTAAGCAGCTTGAACCGCTTGAACGTTTCTGAAAAAGAGTTTTTCCCGTTCAAGC
Above is a genomic segment from Syntrophorhabdus sp. containing:
- a CDS encoding DUF362 domain-containing protein, translating into MARDISFKTGRRTPTLFRLLRDRYLKEGIDDRYIAFKWEEWAKNSSITVFRAVKNNRVVGWILYDKKTSTIEEMLVEGTWKGKDPRPAMLDTLIARESLVAASLLAADQEKHRFLVEYGFRPVLFFSRNGFDLVKMELSTSVLLKKTAAGKPFHAYRKKERVAVEKIPSTQTYEEIRRGLANLIDRLGGLRRFVKPGQTVAIKPNVVSDHGLKDGKVVGGIVTDIRVVKALTEMLLGLASHVYITEGASINRSATSKMFSHYGYDEIVSLDPERVSLVDLNTDRFIEKQVPGCKRMSSRRIPSTLEMVDVIINVPVLKIHFAAISSLAIKSLQGAVPPIEKYMSHFFGLWQSLVNIHHLVKPKLTIIDGLTGLEDFGPVSGTPITMDVLIGGTNPVAVDAVAMEIMGIDPRTSPPVFLAWMQGLGPLEKNKINVVGTPVEEVAKKFVQPAIDVSGGACLKIHADEACTGCKGYLHFVLSKLRRPDPADPGRSLIDRPLEKKANIFLGPSTAVPINPDETNIFMGVCQQHHAGLGTHMPGCPPHAEVITKAVYSLFPDIEPPKYADETEETKLGKMLEEILKKTV